In one Streptomyces marincola genomic region, the following are encoded:
- a CDS encoding carbohydrate binding domain-containing protein: protein MRSWLARHPAPGRLWPVLGLLVALLATTTPAAGDPAADDAAPAANNATVFYWTESRDWSAYHLHYAPEGGGWTDPPGLPMEPACAGWVKRTVDLGGASGLTAAFTDGAGTWDNNDGEDYRLGAGPVTVRDGETAVSDPCGPGGDPDPGRNTAEVYYATATLGWRTVNLHYRPDGGAWTSVPGVGMAEACPGWVKRTVDLGGASGLTAAFNNGAGTWDNNNGADYRIGTGLTTVRDRQVVPDATDPCAGREPDTEAPSAPANLTADVDGVGVLLRWDAARDDVGVTGYRVTVAGGPPGTVVVDTASTVWSATDLRPRTRYTFTVLARDAAGNLSEPTPPVAVTTGDAPPAPAPGEPIGTDPRRDPIYFVLTARFNDGDSANNRGGGLHERSGNAAHDDPMFRGDFRGLIDRLDYIKGLGFSAVWITPVVLNRSDYDYHGYHGWDFYRVDPRLESSGATYQDLINAAHAKGMKIYQDVVYNHSSRWGARGLYTPTAYGVRDEQWDWYYDVPEEGRAYDPLEEDERGYPYNGDLWSTEEPAANTCVRWGQPTQWTSPEGYRIYECQWPSPTSGMFPEEFYHQCWIGNWEGEDSRSCWLHDDLADLNTENATVRDYLINAYNRFIDMGVDGFRVDTAVHIPRVMWTRHFLPAMYERVEERFGAEKAANFFVFGEVAAFVNDKWNRGSVNHSAQFFTWQPRRAYSPDDAEAVLEEYAHENGVGPAGQPTSDNAFLDGNEYHAPDRSRFSGMHIIDMRMHMNFGDAANAFHNGRDSDDATNDATYNVVYVDSHDYGPNKSGNRYAGGTDAWAENMSLMWTFRGIPTLYYGSEIEFQAGERIDCGPSCPLATTGRAYFGDHLEGHIQAGDFGEVVAADGPVARTLEHPLVEHVQRLNQIRRAVPALQMGQYSTEGVSGGMAFKRRWTDAGTDSFALVTVSGGARFTGIPDGRWTDVVTGRTVEVTGGTLDIEAPGKGNARVYVLDTGDGTPGRVGAPGPYLR, encoded by the coding sequence ATGAGATCCTGGCTGGCAAGACACCCCGCGCCCGGGCGCCTGTGGCCCGTGCTCGGCCTGCTGGTCGCCCTGCTGGCGACCACCACTCCCGCGGCCGGTGACCCGGCCGCGGACGACGCGGCCCCGGCCGCCAACAACGCGACGGTCTTCTACTGGACGGAAAGCCGCGACTGGTCGGCGTACCACCTGCACTACGCCCCCGAGGGGGGCGGGTGGACCGACCCGCCGGGGCTGCCCATGGAACCGGCCTGCGCCGGCTGGGTGAAGCGGACGGTCGACCTGGGCGGGGCGTCCGGGCTGACCGCCGCGTTCACCGACGGCGCCGGCACGTGGGACAACAACGACGGCGAGGACTACCGGCTGGGCGCGGGTCCCGTCACGGTCAGGGACGGCGAGACGGCCGTGTCCGACCCGTGCGGCCCCGGCGGGGACCCGGACCCCGGCCGGAACACGGCCGAGGTGTACTACGCGACCGCGACGCTCGGCTGGCGCACCGTGAACCTGCACTACCGCCCCGACGGCGGCGCCTGGACCTCCGTGCCCGGCGTGGGCATGGCCGAGGCGTGCCCCGGCTGGGTGAAGCGGACGGTCGACCTGGGCGGGGCGTCCGGGCTGACCGCCGCGTTCAACAACGGCGCGGGCACCTGGGACAACAACAACGGCGCCGACTACCGCATCGGCACCGGGCTCACCACCGTGCGGGACCGGCAGGTCGTGCCGGACGCCACCGACCCGTGCGCGGGGCGGGAGCCGGACACCGAGGCGCCGTCCGCGCCGGCGAACCTGACCGCCGACGTGGACGGGGTCGGCGTGCTGCTGCGCTGGGACGCCGCGCGCGACGACGTCGGGGTCACCGGCTACCGCGTGACGGTCGCCGGCGGCCCGCCCGGCACGGTGGTCGTGGACACCGCCTCGACCGTCTGGTCGGCGACGGACCTCAGGCCGCGCACCCGCTACACGTTCACCGTGCTGGCCAGGGACGCGGCGGGCAACCTGTCGGAGCCCACCCCGCCGGTCGCGGTCACGACCGGCGACGCGCCGCCCGCGCCCGCGCCGGGCGAGCCGATCGGCACCGACCCGCGGCGGGACCCGATCTACTTCGTGCTGACCGCACGCTTCAACGACGGGGACAGCGCCAACAACCGCGGCGGCGGCCTGCACGAGCGGTCGGGGAACGCCGCGCACGACGACCCGATGTTCCGCGGGGACTTCCGGGGGCTGATCGACCGGCTCGACTACATCAAGGGGCTCGGCTTCTCCGCGGTGTGGATCACGCCCGTGGTGCTGAACCGCTCCGACTACGACTACCACGGCTACCACGGCTGGGACTTCTACCGGGTGGACCCGCGCCTCGAATCGTCCGGCGCGACCTACCAGGACCTCATCAACGCCGCGCACGCCAAGGGCATGAAGATCTACCAGGACGTGGTCTACAACCACAGCTCGCGCTGGGGCGCCCGGGGCCTGTACACGCCGACGGCCTACGGCGTGCGGGACGAGCAGTGGGACTGGTACTACGACGTTCCCGAGGAGGGCCGCGCCTACGACCCGCTGGAGGAGGACGAGAGGGGCTACCCCTACAACGGCGACCTGTGGTCGACCGAGGAGCCGGCGGCCAACACGTGCGTGCGCTGGGGGCAGCCCACCCAGTGGACGAGCCCCGAGGGCTACCGCATCTACGAGTGCCAGTGGCCGAGCCCGACCTCGGGCATGTTCCCCGAGGAGTTCTACCACCAGTGCTGGATCGGCAACTGGGAGGGCGAGGACTCAAGGAGCTGCTGGCTGCACGACGACCTCGCGGATCTCAACACCGAGAACGCCACCGTGCGGGACTACCTGATCAACGCCTACAACCGGTTCATCGACATGGGCGTGGACGGCTTCCGCGTCGACACGGCCGTGCACATACCGCGGGTCATGTGGACCCGGCACTTCCTGCCCGCGATGTACGAGCGGGTCGAGGAGCGGTTCGGCGCGGAGAAGGCGGCGAACTTCTTCGTCTTCGGCGAGGTCGCCGCGTTCGTCAACGACAAGTGGAACCGCGGCTCGGTCAACCACTCCGCGCAGTTCTTCACGTGGCAGCCGCGGCGCGCGTACAGCCCGGACGACGCCGAGGCGGTGCTTGAGGAGTACGCGCACGAGAACGGCGTCGGCCCGGCCGGGCAGCCGACCTCGGACAACGCCTTCCTCGACGGTAACGAGTACCACGCGCCCGACCGCAGCCGCTTCTCCGGCATGCACATCATCGACATGCGGATGCACATGAACTTCGGCGACGCGGCCAACGCCTTCCACAACGGCCGCGACTCCGACGACGCGACCAACGACGCCACGTACAACGTCGTCTACGTCGACAGCCACGACTACGGGCCGAACAAGAGCGGCAACCGCTACGCGGGCGGGACCGACGCGTGGGCGGAGAACATGTCGCTGATGTGGACCTTCCGGGGCATCCCGACGCTCTACTACGGATCGGAGATCGAGTTCCAGGCGGGGGAGCGGATCGACTGCGGCCCGTCCTGCCCGCTGGCCACCACCGGCCGCGCCTACTTCGGCGACCACCTCGAAGGGCACATCCAGGCGGGGGACTTCGGCGAGGTCGTCGCGGCCGATGGGCCCGTGGCCAGGACGCTTGAGCACCCCCTGGTCGAGCACGTGCAGCGGCTGAACCAGATCCGCCGTGCGGTGCCCGCCCTCCAGATGGGCCAGTACTCCACGGAGGGCGTCAGCGGCGGGATGGCGTTCAAACGCCGCTGGACCGACGCGGGAACGGACAGCTTCGCGCTGGTCACCGTGTCGGGCGGCGCCCGGTTCACCGGCATCCCCGACGGCAGGTGGACCGACGTGGTCACGGGCCGCACCGTCGAGGTCACCGGGGGCACGCTGGACATCGAGGCCCCGGGCAAGGGCAACGCCCGCGTGTACGTGCTCGACACCGGGGACGGCACGCCGGGCCGCGTCGGCGCCCCGGGCCCCTACCTCAGATAG
- a CDS encoding MaoC family dehydratase has product MTEPRIFESPDALRAAIGEQLGVSDWLTVDQQRVDLFAEATGDHQWIHTDVRRAAEGPFGSTIAHGYLTLSLLPVLTPQLLEVRGVRMALNYGVNKVRFPAPLPVGSRVRATGALVSVTDVPDGVQTALSVTVEREGATKPVCAAETVTRYFF; this is encoded by the coding sequence ATGACGGAGCCGCGGATCTTCGAGTCGCCGGACGCGCTGCGCGCGGCGATCGGTGAGCAGTTGGGTGTCAGTGACTGGTTGACGGTGGACCAGCAGCGGGTCGATCTGTTCGCCGAGGCCACGGGTGACCACCAGTGGATTCACACCGATGTGCGGCGGGCGGCCGAGGGGCCGTTCGGCTCGACGATCGCGCACGGCTACCTGACCCTCTCCCTTCTGCCCGTCCTCACGCCGCAGCTGCTTGAGGTCCGCGGGGTGCGGATGGCACTCAACTACGGAGTGAACAAGGTGCGGTTCCCCGCTCCCCTGCCCGTCGGCTCGCGCGTGCGCGCGACGGGCGCCCTGGTGTCCGTCACGGACGTGCCGGACGGGGTACAGACCGCGCTGTCCGTGACGGTCGAACGCGAGGGCGCCACCAAGCCGGTGTGTGCGGCGGAGACCGTCACCCGTTACTTCTTCTGA
- a CDS encoding helix-turn-helix domain-containing protein, producing MQPDVNSGIGDRIARLRRRRDLTQERLAEQSGLSVDTVRKLEQGQRQTARLATLNALARALDVAPSVLVGQPTTFEARQDGDSPSVLALRQAVSPVSDLLGEEPDPEMPPDVGALRASLRSTEQIRRAGRMGEIGVLLPHLIRDARDAVHASQGAERAAACSVLAEAYQVAATTLAALGKEDAAFTALERALHAARQSDDPHLETMGISTLSWVLTKQGRLADAERVALTRAERIEPSSRSRPTDLALWGILLLRAATAAVRQGKKAAVEDLLSLAGAAATRMGRDRLVYATPFGPTNLGVAQVNFLVEMEKSNEALRTARSVPDVDSLPATWNARYQVDLALAHADLKDDRAAVRALLRAEKASPEWMRYHATARRVATELRDRERRRSSPINALADRLRIDS from the coding sequence ATGCAGCCCGACGTGAACTCCGGTATCGGCGACCGCATCGCACGGCTGCGGCGCAGACGCGACCTGACACAGGAACGGCTCGCCGAGCAGTCCGGCCTCTCCGTGGACACCGTGCGCAAACTCGAACAGGGACAACGGCAGACCGCGCGCCTCGCGACGCTGAACGCGCTGGCGCGGGCCCTGGACGTGGCACCCTCCGTGCTGGTCGGCCAGCCCACCACCTTCGAGGCGCGCCAGGACGGAGACTCACCTTCCGTCCTGGCGTTGAGGCAAGCCGTCTCCCCCGTCTCCGACCTGCTCGGTGAGGAGCCCGACCCGGAAATGCCGCCGGACGTCGGGGCGTTGCGGGCCTCGCTGCGTTCGACCGAGCAGATCCGGCGCGCGGGACGCATGGGAGAGATCGGCGTTCTCCTGCCGCACCTGATCCGCGACGCCCGGGACGCCGTCCACGCGAGTCAGGGCGCGGAACGGGCAGCCGCGTGCTCCGTGCTGGCCGAGGCGTACCAGGTGGCCGCCACGACACTGGCCGCACTCGGCAAGGAGGACGCGGCGTTCACCGCCCTCGAACGCGCCCTGCACGCCGCCCGCCAGTCCGACGACCCACACCTGGAGACGATGGGCATCTCGACTCTGTCCTGGGTCCTCACCAAACAGGGCCGACTCGCGGACGCCGAACGCGTCGCCCTCACCCGCGCGGAGCGCATCGAGCCTTCCTCCCGCTCCCGCCCGACCGACCTGGCGCTGTGGGGAATCCTGCTGCTCCGCGCGGCAACGGCCGCGGTCCGCCAGGGGAAGAAGGCGGCGGTCGAGGACCTGCTGAGCCTGGCCGGTGCGGCGGCCACGCGCATGGGGCGGGATCGACTCGTGTACGCGACACCGTTCGGCCCGACCAATCTGGGCGTGGCCCAGGTCAACTTCCTGGTCGAGATGGAGAAGAGCAACGAGGCCCTGCGCACGGCACGTTCGGTACCCGATGTGGACTCCCTGCCCGCGACGTGGAACGCGCGGTACCAGGTGGATCTGGCCCTCGCCCACGCGGACCTCAAGGACGACCGTGCGGCGGTGCGGGCGCTGCTGCGGGCGGAGAAGGCCTCGCCGGAGTGGATGCGTTACCACGCGACCGCGCGACGCGTGGCCACGGAGCTGCGCGACAGGGAACGCCGCCGCTCCTCCCCCATCAACGCCCTCGCCGACCGCCTCCGGATCGACTCGTAG
- a CDS encoding DUF202 domain-containing protein: MNRDPGAQPERTRLAWRRTTLAFALVVALAARGAATADEGRAAAAALVAGTALLWVAFLVLAHRRIHALAARRPRPAGGTVPLAAAVVAAAALCAATLLAGPW, from the coding sequence GTGAACCGCGATCCCGGCGCGCAACCGGAGCGCACCCGGCTCGCGTGGCGGCGCACCACCCTGGCGTTCGCGCTGGTCGTGGCGCTCGCCGCGCGCGGAGCCGCCACGGCGGACGAAGGACGCGCGGCGGCCGCCGCGCTCGTGGCCGGCACGGCCCTGCTGTGGGTGGCCTTCCTGGTCCTCGCGCACCGGCGCATCCACGCGCTCGCCGCCCGCCGGCCCCGGCCGGCGGGCGGCACCGTCCCCCTGGCCGCCGCGGTCGTCGCGGCGGCGGCCCTGTGCGCGGCCACCCTGCTCGCGGGCCCCTGGTGA
- a CDS encoding YidH family protein, whose amino-acid sequence MIRRALAAARLWFAPERLRAEGVTPDYRFSLANERTFLAWLRTSLALLAGGIAVDQFLTDLRWGVRTTIALALLAGGALCAVRAVNHWVRTERAMRHGEDLPVSRFPALLAVGTVVTAVLVIVAVVFGGTGA is encoded by the coding sequence ATGATCCGAAGAGCCCTGGCCGCCGCACGGCTGTGGTTCGCGCCCGAACGGCTGAGAGCCGAGGGCGTCACGCCGGACTACCGCTTCTCGCTCGCGAACGAACGCACGTTCCTGGCCTGGCTGCGCACCTCGCTCGCGCTGCTCGCCGGCGGCATCGCCGTCGACCAGTTCCTCACCGACCTGAGGTGGGGGGTGCGCACGACCATCGCGCTCGCACTGCTCGCAGGCGGCGCGCTGTGCGCCGTCCGGGCGGTCAACCACTGGGTGCGCACCGAACGCGCGATGCGCCACGGCGAGGACCTGCCCGTCAGCCGCTTCCCCGCGCTGCTCGCGGTCGGCACCGTGGTGACGGCCGTGCTGGTGATCGTCGCCGTCGTGTTCGGCGGGACAGGCGCGTGA